From the Streptomyces sp. Tu 2975 genome, one window contains:
- a CDS encoding WXG100 family type VII secretion target: MADDYIGVSFSTLREAAGELEDILKQLNLRLEDLYTRTEKVVLTWKGDARDAFVEELDQWDKQMADLQAAQAWLHEVVTTGHANYAEAHRAVLRGWGAA, translated from the coding sequence ATGGCAGACGACTACATCGGCGTCAGCTTCAGCACACTGCGCGAAGCCGCCGGCGAACTCGAGGACATCCTCAAGCAGCTCAACCTGCGCCTGGAAGACCTCTACACCCGCACCGAGAAGGTCGTCCTCACCTGGAAGGGCGACGCCCGCGACGCCTTCGTGGAAGAACTCGACCAGTGGGACAAGCAGATGGCGGACCTCCAGGCCGCCCAGGCGTGGCTCCACGAGGTCGTCACCACCGGCCACGCCAACTACGCAGAGGCCCACCGCGCGGTCCTGCGCGGCTGGGGAGCCGCCTGA
- a CDS encoding RNase A-like domain-containing protein — MGTPPPPQNGTIDVKPSDLFRVSGGFAGQQPMYNQAAKNLLTELQKHPDAGGYGTAAQAFASAYVKVGNRFLEVWAKSVVSIGGAAVGFTTTANNYSKAEAAADPTGKKKAVVQPPPQVIDTVPAYGTVPNLKWGDDDGGDGWLRSILECIPEVLRDAFRPVLKHAFRWGKVADVYPYPHQHYLNDLSKAWRNMTMSLSITESALTGQVSSITQQTNSEWHDAMRQFCSSLWGTTAWGTSTAGYEWKHDSASATTGATHPVMTVLFDTAMKVSDLLYEFAEAAVDLNGKVWDIYMEAVREAVGKIDLSDGVDLGDVKEGAKAAGRFLKGLAKGAAELSLEITLNIDTAAINRVVEAYNTRVNGLVPKLNALMEPLHEAFRSAPTFKSEDARAQAFGARALNDFKPQHHFTVPGVDPDNIYYPMDLANQEGLYGSHPIDKHVGLDDDQLRMRLRDQAGAPAASSFPDLASAQRFTQATLQNDANENRIADWIDSVEKKIQNNPNYDPNKSEIQPPLYMEFPGQTTGRSVSRDDYAADGMNAKVEDKSWAQVRLIYKEGLEPPFIVLTAMPHKGP, encoded by the coding sequence ATGGGAACCCCGCCTCCACCACAGAACGGCACCATAGACGTCAAGCCCTCGGACCTCTTCCGCGTCTCCGGGGGCTTCGCGGGCCAGCAGCCGATGTACAACCAGGCGGCCAAGAACCTGCTGACCGAACTGCAGAAGCACCCCGACGCGGGCGGTTACGGCACCGCCGCGCAGGCGTTCGCCTCCGCCTACGTCAAGGTCGGCAACCGCTTCCTCGAAGTCTGGGCGAAGAGTGTCGTCAGCATCGGCGGCGCCGCGGTCGGATTCACGACCACGGCCAACAACTACTCCAAGGCCGAAGCGGCGGCAGATCCGACCGGCAAGAAGAAGGCGGTGGTCCAGCCGCCTCCGCAGGTGATCGACACCGTCCCCGCCTACGGGACCGTCCCCAATCTGAAGTGGGGGGACGACGACGGTGGCGACGGTTGGCTGCGCAGCATTCTCGAGTGCATTCCCGAGGTCCTTCGCGATGCCTTCCGACCGGTCCTCAAGCACGCCTTCCGCTGGGGCAAGGTCGCGGATGTCTACCCGTACCCTCATCAGCACTACCTCAACGACCTGTCCAAGGCCTGGCGGAACATGACGATGTCGCTCTCGATCACCGAGAGCGCCCTGACCGGGCAGGTCAGCAGCATCACCCAGCAGACCAACAGCGAGTGGCACGACGCGATGCGGCAGTTCTGCAGCTCGCTGTGGGGGACGACGGCCTGGGGCACGTCCACGGCCGGGTACGAGTGGAAGCACGACTCGGCATCGGCGACCACCGGCGCCACCCACCCCGTGATGACCGTGCTCTTCGACACGGCCATGAAGGTAAGCGACCTGCTGTACGAGTTCGCCGAAGCCGCCGTGGATCTCAACGGCAAGGTCTGGGACATCTATATGGAAGCCGTGCGCGAGGCGGTCGGCAAGATCGACCTGAGCGACGGCGTGGACCTCGGCGACGTCAAGGAGGGCGCCAAGGCCGCCGGGCGCTTCCTCAAGGGGCTCGCGAAAGGCGCGGCCGAGCTCAGCCTGGAAATCACCCTGAACATCGACACCGCGGCGATCAACAGGGTGGTCGAGGCGTACAACACGCGGGTGAACGGCCTGGTCCCGAAGCTGAACGCCCTGATGGAACCGCTGCACGAGGCATTTCGCAGCGCGCCCACCTTCAAGTCGGAGGACGCCCGTGCACAGGCCTTCGGCGCCCGCGCCCTCAACGACTTCAAGCCGCAGCACCACTTCACGGTTCCCGGGGTGGACCCCGACAACATCTACTACCCCATGGACCTCGCGAACCAGGAAGGGCTCTACGGCAGCCATCCCATCGACAAGCACGTCGGTCTGGACGACGACCAGCTCAGGATGCGGCTGCGGGACCAGGCCGGTGCTCCGGCCGCGTCATCCTTCCCGGACCTGGCGTCGGCGCAGCGCTTCACGCAGGCAACGCTCCAGAACGACGCGAACGAGAACCGGATCGCGGACTGGATAGACAGCGTGGAGAAGAAGATCCAGAACAACCCGAACTACGATCCGAACAAGTCGGAGATCCAGCCACCCCTCTACATGGAATTCCCAGGTCAGACCACCGGCCGCAGTGTCTCGCGTGACGACTATGCTGCGGACGGCATGAATGCCAAGGTCGAGGACAAGAGCTGGGCCCAGGTGCGTCTGATCTACAAGGAAGGGCTGGAGCCGCCCTTCATCGTGCTCACCGCGATGCCGCACAAAGGCCCGTGA
- a CDS encoding RNase A-like domain-containing protein → MTAVTQNRAATYPDRETARWATQQVVTANEQAIHRWLAQSTRQRLTIEAVWPSRPDPVGRVLLQAMMLAGRDPVDVRAARVVLKRDETSPHGFTVHATFPIYL, encoded by the coding sequence ATGACAGCCGTCACTCAGAACCGCGCCGCCACCTATCCCGACCGGGAGACCGCCCGATGGGCGACCCAGCAGGTCGTGACCGCCAACGAGCAGGCGATCCACCGCTGGCTGGCCCAGTCGACCCGGCAGAGGCTGACCATCGAGGCCGTTTGGCCGTCCCGCCCCGATCCGGTCGGGCGCGTCCTGCTCCAGGCGATGATGCTCGCCGGCCGTGACCCGGTCGACGTCCGCGCGGCCCGCGTGGTCCTCAAGCGCGACGAGACCAGCCCGCACGGCTTCACCGTCCACGCCACCTTCCCGATCTACCTCTGA
- a CDS encoding contact-dependent growth inhibition system immunity protein, whose amino-acid sequence MSLKPREHDRKYGELDHVVRAYAGHRADDDEPLTAYLRHTWRTRPWAIPIAEDQLRTYADNPPGRLRLRLGEFYPVPDVGLPDSEIQAWLVRLADRLKESVDTGQAPPPATPRTRWEWHARFPELAQFLGGWFSQDMPDEFDDHDTALQDYLDTTDSGLIAQLTGELHDLLTLPLDESDHALALTELGMEVDPPAPYTPGAWLTELAGRLRGRA is encoded by the coding sequence GTGTCCCTGAAGCCACGCGAACACGACCGCAAGTACGGCGAGCTCGACCACGTCGTCCGCGCCTACGCCGGCCACCGGGCCGACGACGACGAGCCCCTCACCGCCTACCTCCGCCACACCTGGCGCACCCGCCCCTGGGCCATCCCCATCGCCGAGGACCAACTGCGCACCTACGCCGACAACCCGCCCGGCCGGCTCCGCCTGCGCCTCGGCGAGTTCTACCCCGTACCCGACGTCGGCCTCCCGGACTCCGAGATCCAGGCCTGGCTCGTCCGCCTGGCCGACCGGCTCAAGGAAAGCGTCGACACCGGCCAGGCCCCGCCCCCGGCCACCCCCCGAACCCGCTGGGAATGGCACGCCCGCTTCCCCGAACTCGCCCAGTTCCTCGGCGGCTGGTTCTCCCAGGACATGCCCGACGAGTTCGACGACCACGACACCGCGCTCCAGGACTACCTGGACACGACCGACAGCGGCCTCATCGCCCAACTCACCGGCGAACTCCACGACCTGCTCACCCTGCCGCTCGACGAGTCCGACCACGCGCTGGCCCTCACCGAACTCGGCATGGAAGTCGACCCACCCGCCCCCTACACACCCGGCGCCTGGCTCACCGAACTCGCCGGCCGGCTGCGGGGACGTGCCTGA
- a CDS encoding RNA polymerase sigma factor, with product MTAASAVEAVYRIESARIIAGVARIVRDVGIAEELAQDALVAALEQWPESGVPDRPGAWLMATAKHRAVDLVRRKETYARKLAEVGRAVEDVAPPVEPADPDDIDDDLLRLIFTACHPVLSTQARIALTLKLLGGLTTEEIARAFLTAESTVAQRIVRAKRSLAHAGVPFEVPYGADRAARLGSVLDVIYLIFNEGYSATAGDDLVRPALCDDALRLSRVLAGLMSAEPEVHGLNALLEIQASRIPARTGPGGEPVLLADQTRTRWNRLLIRRGVEALHRAGGGPYGPYALQAAIAACHAQAVRYEDTDWAMIATLYGQLAAVAPSPVVELNRAVAVSMAEGPAAGLELVDALADEPALKNYHLLPSVRGDLLARLGRPEEARTEFERAASLARNARERDLLLERAARSAPETGR from the coding sequence GTGACGGCAGCAAGCGCAGTGGAAGCGGTCTACAGGATCGAGTCGGCGCGGATCATCGCCGGTGTCGCCCGCATCGTGCGGGACGTGGGCATCGCGGAGGAGCTCGCGCAGGACGCTCTGGTCGCCGCGCTGGAGCAGTGGCCGGAGTCGGGCGTCCCGGACAGACCGGGAGCCTGGCTCATGGCCACCGCCAAGCATCGCGCGGTCGATCTCGTACGCCGCAAGGAGACGTACGCCCGCAAGCTGGCCGAGGTGGGGCGGGCCGTCGAGGACGTCGCGCCGCCGGTCGAGCCGGCGGACCCCGACGACATCGACGACGACCTGCTGCGGCTCATCTTCACCGCCTGCCATCCGGTGCTGTCCACCCAGGCCCGCATCGCGCTCACGCTCAAGCTCCTTGGGGGCCTGACGACGGAAGAGATCGCCCGCGCCTTCCTGACCGCCGAGTCGACCGTCGCCCAGCGCATCGTCCGCGCGAAGAGGTCACTGGCCCATGCGGGCGTCCCCTTCGAGGTGCCGTACGGCGCGGACCGCGCCGCCCGGCTCGGATCCGTGCTCGACGTCATCTACCTGATCTTCAACGAGGGTTACTCGGCCACCGCGGGCGACGACCTCGTCCGTCCGGCGCTGTGCGACGACGCGCTGCGGCTGTCCCGGGTGCTGGCCGGGCTGATGTCCGCCGAACCCGAGGTGCACGGCCTGAACGCCCTCCTGGAGATCCAGGCCTCCCGGATCCCGGCGCGCACCGGCCCCGGCGGGGAACCCGTACTGCTCGCCGACCAGACCCGCACCAGGTGGAACCGGCTGCTCATCCGCCGGGGCGTGGAGGCGCTCCACCGGGCGGGCGGCGGCCCGTACGGCCCGTACGCGTTGCAGGCCGCGATCGCCGCCTGCCACGCGCAGGCGGTGCGCTACGAGGACACGGACTGGGCGATGATCGCCACGCTGTACGGGCAGTTGGCGGCCGTGGCCCCGTCCCCGGTCGTGGAACTGAACCGGGCGGTCGCCGTCTCGATGGCGGAAGGACCGGCCGCCGGACTCGAGTTGGTCGACGCACTCGCCGACGAACCGGCCCTGAAGAACTACCACTTGCTGCCGAGCGTGCGGGGGGACCTGCTGGCCAGGCTCGGGCGCCCCGAAGAGGCACGGACGGAGTTCGAGCGGGCGGCCTCCCTGGCCCGTAACGCCCGTGAACGGGACCTGCTGCTGGAACGGGCGGCACGCTCCGCGCCGGAGACTGGTCGGTAA
- a CDS encoding YciI family protein, whose translation MPRFLSMIRIEENQIPEGEFPEGFDQQMGALLEEMTKAGVMLDTAGLMPTSDGTRVNWSGGTISYTDGPFTETKEVVGGYAIVQCKDKAEALEWAKRFLEIHPAEWSITCEVREIQEG comes from the coding sequence ATGCCGCGCTTTCTGTCGATGATCCGCATCGAGGAGAACCAGATCCCCGAGGGTGAGTTCCCCGAGGGCTTCGACCAGCAGATGGGCGCCCTGCTGGAGGAGATGACCAAGGCGGGCGTCATGCTGGACACCGCCGGGCTCATGCCCACCTCCGACGGCACCCGCGTGAACTGGTCCGGGGGCACGATCTCCTACACCGACGGGCCCTTCACGGAGACCAAGGAGGTCGTCGGCGGCTACGCGATCGTCCAGTGCAAGGACAAGGCGGAGGCCCTCGAGTGGGCGAAGCGTTTCCTGGAGATCCACCCCGCGGAGTGGAGCATCACCTGCGAGGTCCGCGAGATCCAGGAGGGCTGA
- the tsaD gene encoding tRNA (adenosine(37)-N6)-threonylcarbamoyltransferase complex transferase subunit TsaD, which yields MADEPLVLGIETSCDETGVGIVRGTTLLADAVASSVDEHARFGGVVPEIASRAHLEAMVPTIERALKEAGVSARDLDGIAVTAGPGLAGALLVGVSAAKSYAYALGKPLYGVNHLASHICVDQLEHGPLPEPTMALLVSGGHSSLLLAPDITADVRPMGATIDDAAGEAFDKIARVLDLGFPGGPVIDRLAKEGDPAAIAFPRGLSGAKDPAYDFSFSGLKTAVARWIEAKRASGEEVPVRDVAASFQEAVVDVLTRKAVRACKDQGVDHLMIGGGVAANSRLRALAEERCERAGIRLRVPRPKLCTDNGAMVAALGAEMVARNRPASDLDLSADSSLPVTETHVPGKHGHDHVHEVSKDNLYS from the coding sequence ATGGCTGACGAACCGCTCGTACTCGGTATCGAGACCTCCTGCGACGAGACCGGGGTCGGCATCGTCCGCGGCACGACCCTGCTCGCCGACGCGGTCGCCTCCAGCGTCGACGAGCACGCCCGGTTCGGCGGCGTCGTGCCCGAGATCGCCTCGCGCGCCCACCTGGAGGCGATGGTCCCGACCATCGAACGGGCGCTGAAGGAGGCGGGCGTCAGCGCCCGCGACCTCGACGGCATCGCGGTGACGGCCGGGCCCGGCCTCGCCGGCGCGCTGCTCGTCGGCGTCTCCGCGGCGAAGTCGTACGCCTACGCCCTCGGCAAGCCGCTGTACGGGGTGAACCACCTCGCCTCCCACATCTGCGTCGACCAGCTCGAACACGGCCCGTTGCCCGAGCCGACGATGGCGCTGCTCGTCTCCGGCGGCCACTCCTCACTGCTCCTCGCGCCCGACATCACCGCCGACGTACGGCCCATGGGCGCGACGATCGACGACGCCGCCGGCGAGGCCTTCGACAAGATCGCACGCGTGCTCGACCTGGGCTTCCCCGGCGGTCCGGTGATCGACCGGCTGGCCAAGGAGGGCGATCCGGCGGCGATCGCCTTCCCGCGTGGCCTGAGCGGCGCCAAGGACCCGGCGTACGACTTCTCCTTCTCCGGCTTGAAGACGGCCGTTGCCCGCTGGATCGAGGCGAAGCGCGCCTCCGGCGAGGAGGTCCCGGTGCGGGACGTGGCGGCCTCGTTCCAGGAGGCGGTCGTCGACGTGCTGACCAGAAAGGCCGTGCGCGCCTGCAAGGACCAGGGCGTTGACCATCTGATGATCGGCGGTGGCGTCGCCGCCAACTCGCGGCTGCGGGCCCTCGCGGAGGAGCGCTGCGAGCGGGCCGGTATCCGGCTGCGCGTCCCGCGGCCGAAGCTGTGCACGGACAACGGCGCGATGGTCGCCGCCCTGGGCGCGGAGATGGTGGCCCGTAACCGGCCCGCCTCCGACCTGGACCTGTCCGCCGACTCGTCGTTGCCCGTGACCGAGACGCATGTGCCCGGCAAGCACGGGCACGACCACGTCCACGAGGTCAGCAAGGACAACCTGTACTCATGA
- the rimI gene encoding ribosomal protein S18-alanine N-acetyltransferase, which translates to MRWWDLEPVLELEHELFPEDAWSPGMFWSELAHSRGPQATRRYVVAEDDDGRIVGYAGLAAAGGLGDVQTIAVDRGQWGTGLGSRLLTDLLQHATAFECDEVLLEVRVDNTRAQKLYERFGFEPIGFRRGYYQPGNIDALVMRLTVQGTETSDG; encoded by the coding sequence ATGCGCTGGTGGGACCTGGAGCCGGTGCTGGAGCTCGAGCACGAGCTGTTTCCGGAGGACGCCTGGTCGCCCGGCATGTTCTGGTCCGAACTCGCGCACTCCCGGGGCCCGCAGGCCACCCGCCGCTACGTGGTGGCCGAGGACGACGACGGCCGGATCGTCGGCTACGCGGGCCTGGCGGCCGCCGGTGGTCTCGGCGACGTACAGACCATCGCGGTCGACCGCGGACAGTGGGGCACCGGCCTCGGCTCCCGGCTGCTGACCGACCTGCTCCAGCACGCCACCGCCTTCGAGTGCGACGAGGTGCTCCTCGAAGTGCGGGTGGACAACACCCGGGCCCAGAAGCTGTACGAGCGATTCGGCTTCGAGCCCATCGGTTTCCGCCGCGGCTACTACCAGCCCGGCAACATCGACGCCCTCGTCATGCGACTGACCGTACAAGGAACAGAGACCTCTGATGGCTGA
- the tsaB gene encoding tRNA (adenosine(37)-N6)-threonylcarbamoyltransferase complex dimerization subunit type 1 TsaB yields the protein MLLLAMDTATPAVTAALHDGSSVLAESSSVDARRHGELLLPAVDRVLADAGVKLDAVTGIVVGVGPGPYTGLRVGLVTAATFASALGVPVHGVCTLDGLAYAAGLATPFVVATDARRKEVYWARYENARTRATDAAVDRPADIAGQVAALPAVGAGALLYPETFPDIRGPEHVSAAALAALAAEKLRAGEEFLPPLPLYLRRPDAQVPKNYKVVTPK from the coding sequence GTGCTCTTGCTCGCCATGGATACCGCCACGCCCGCCGTCACCGCCGCCCTCCACGACGGCTCCTCCGTCCTCGCAGAGTCCAGCAGCGTGGACGCGCGCCGCCACGGGGAGTTGCTGCTGCCCGCCGTCGACCGGGTGCTCGCGGACGCCGGGGTGAAGCTCGACGCCGTCACCGGGATCGTGGTCGGCGTCGGCCCCGGGCCGTACACGGGACTGCGGGTCGGTCTGGTCACGGCCGCGACGTTCGCCTCCGCGCTCGGCGTACCGGTGCACGGGGTCTGCACGCTGGACGGCCTCGCCTACGCGGCCGGTCTCGCCACGCCCTTCGTGGTGGCGACCGACGCCCGGCGCAAGGAGGTCTACTGGGCGCGGTACGAGAACGCCCGCACCCGTGCGACCGACGCGGCCGTCGACCGCCCCGCCGACATCGCCGGCCAGGTCGCCGCACTGCCCGCCGTCGGCGCCGGTGCGCTGCTGTACCCGGAGACGTTCCCGGACATCCGCGGCCCCGAGCACGTGAGCGCCGCGGCGCTCGCCGCGCTGGCGGCGGAGAAGCTGCGGGCGGGCGAGGAGTTCCTGCCGCCCCTGCCGCTGTACCTGCGCCGCCCCGACGCGCAGGTACCGAAGAACTACAAGGTGGTCACCCCCAAGTGA